Proteins from one Cryptomeria japonica chromosome 4, Sugi_1.0, whole genome shotgun sequence genomic window:
- the LOC131032916 gene encoding F-box/FBD/LRR-repeat protein At1g13570-like, whose amino-acid sequence MARKRSRLTLDDLPDCILPLILSKIPFKQAVHCSLVSKGWKFCWTFAKNLKFPEDFFSSSRSPTEIQNIIDLIFERHSGPLEVFELNNVRFCCSSDKISDWIHRAALKGVQEIKIVEKVSEIYEVPAAIFLCQNLRSLALKNFLLTNLPDGFGGLADLTTLDLCNVDLNDKIVELMLQLCPGLETLILSNCNGLERLKICSKSFIALSISSKIKAITASCPRLTSLTLLLDNTETKLDLPACLSLCTNAGLESFTALRTLRRITFLNGIFWRDVKILKEFPDLEHMCVHKGQCSDTDFFRLDDEAILPLENLKWVHLNITYFHHPVHLLSCLFGIAPALKTLLISRKKGFNGVRAQEFINLAWNLQRPSTETKVFLSRCTANEKICVDCDLVNFI is encoded by the exons ATGGCTCGCAAAAGAAGTCGATTAACCTTAGACGACTTGCCAGATTGCATTCTGCCCCTCATTCTCAGTAAAATTCCTTTCAAACAAGCAGTTCATTGTTCACTTGTCTCAAAAGGATGGAAATTTTGCTGGACATttgcaaaaaatctaaaatttccaGAGGATTTCTTTTCTTCATCGCGTAGCCCTACTGAAATCCAAAATATAATAGATCTTATTTTTGAGCGTCATTCTGGTCCGCTTGAAGTTTTCGAGCTTAACAATGTTCGATTCTGCTGTTCAAGTGACAAGATTTCTGATTGGATTCATCGCGCTGCTCTTAAAGGCGTGCAAGAGATTAAGATTGTAGAGAAGGTTTCAGAAATTTATGAAGTTCCGGCAGCCATATTTTTATGTCAAAATCTCAGATCTTTGGCTTTAAAGAATTTTCTGCTGACAAATCTACCAGACGGTTTTGGTGGCTTGGCCGACCTGACAACATTGGATCTTTGTAATGTTGATCTGAATGACAAGATCGTTGAGCTCATGTTGCAATTATGTCCAGGTTTGGAAACCTTAATCCTTAGTAACTGCAATGGACTTGAAAGATTAAAGATATGTTCAAAGAGTTTCATTGCTCTGTCTATCTCCTCTAAAATCAAAGCAATAACAGCAAGTTGTCCGCGATTAACAAGCCTTACATTATTGCTTGATAACACCGAGACGAAATTGGATTTGCCAGCATGTTTAAGCCTGTGTACAAATGCAGGACTTGAATCATTTACAGCTCTAAGAACTCTTAGAAGAATTACCTTTTTGAACGGCATTTTTTGGCGCGATGTAAAGATTCTCAAAGAATTTCCAGACTTGGAACATATGTGTGTACACAAGGGTCAATGCTCGGAT ACAGACTTCTTTCGGCTTGATGATGAGGCAATTTTACCGCTGGAGAATCTAAAGTGGGTTCATTTGAACATAACCTACTTTCATCACCCTGTGCATCTACTTTCCTGTCTTTTTGGAATAGCTCCGGCTTTGAAAACATTATTAATTTCCCGAAAGAAAGGATTCAATGGCGTTCGTGCTCAGGAATTTATCAATCTGGCTTGGAATCTTCAGCGACCATCTACAGAAACCAAAGTTTTCTTATCACGGTGTACTGCAAACGAAAAGATATGCGTCGACTGCGATCTTGTGAATTTCATCTGA